From one Enterococcus sp. DIV2402 genomic stretch:
- the scpB gene encoding SMC-Scp complex subunit ScpB: protein MSKLSQLEAILFIVGDEGIGLEELSYLLEEATPKIYQYIQTLNQRYQENNDAALNILEVGNHFILTTKKEFAPLLKKYAQSPMSNRLSQAALETLAIIAYKQPITRVEIDEIRGVQSAGSVQKLVARQLIEEKGRVEGPGRAILYGTTTYFMDFFGLKNLDELPDIQTMEDDLADEMPNDLFFDRYQELEGDN, encoded by the coding sequence ATGAGTAAATTAAGTCAATTAGAAGCGATTTTATTTATCGTTGGCGACGAAGGCATCGGATTAGAGGAACTAAGCTATTTGTTAGAAGAAGCTACGCCTAAAATTTATCAATATATTCAAACGTTAAATCAAAGATATCAAGAGAATAACGATGCAGCCTTAAATATTTTAGAAGTAGGAAATCATTTTATTTTAACCACAAAAAAAGAATTTGCCCCGCTATTAAAGAAATATGCGCAGTCACCTATGTCTAATCGCTTATCGCAAGCAGCTTTAGAAACATTAGCAATTATTGCTTACAAGCAACCCATCACACGTGTGGAAATTGATGAAATTCGTGGTGTCCAATCAGCTGGTTCTGTTCAAAAATTAGTTGCCCGCCAACTCATTGAAGAAAAAGGACGAGTAGAAGGCCCGGGACGTGCGATTTTGTACGGGACGACAACCTATTTTATGGACTTTTTTGGTTTGAAAAATTTAGATGAATTACCTGATATTCAAACAATGGAAGATGATTTAGCAGACGAAATGCCAAACGATTTGTTTTTTGATCGTTACCAAGAATTAGAAGGAGATAACTAA
- a CDS encoding cell division site-positioning protein MapZ family protein yields the protein MKKCPHCEFELIADQKFCPNCGAKLIDDIAIKPENDNIKWSEYQDVPIESVIEHFSELHDGNDDEEAETDEFADNPILAEYIRKHKDGYKEAAAEELQEPVGESAEVVEEPEPVEEQPTEEPEIPVVPVTEDSDEVAETPAEEPEEVKEISEENIAAVPVIDPIPEPIKASEPEVKPEQNIEPQPEKQPTTPKKSKKKYWLTAAALVVVAGGAWMYYDNQQKEKAEAARQEQLRVDTAVARIETELGNFYLDQEEQFVVPGKTAADVEKLMQELEEYSSEPKYEELKDKGQKLQVKIAVLDQINSHFAEPIVVGDELKENVHVKDGDSVDMALLTEDTPFAKLINQAIKQGKEEFKELQATNAAVESLTSNYKEEQLSDSVTRKDYEDTKEKVDKLFDGEEKKAYLAQLATIEKALDKREAEAQELAEQQAQAAAEAAQNEASSNQQTEQPAQTEQPQAEPEAPVQEQTPTTPQTNAGSEILGPNTPKNSNNEPIISSRQSDIDDANNPAWNWAPGVYDKVINESIKRGYIVEGDFYVERVRIENGEGYYNLYATSNKSSLLKGTSESALPMYLFTINAKTGFFRGNGSN from the coding sequence ATGAAAAAATGTCCACATTGCGAATTTGAATTAATTGCTGATCAGAAGTTTTGTCCCAATTGCGGCGCTAAATTGATTGATGATATCGCAATAAAACCAGAAAATGATAATATTAAATGGTCAGAATATCAAGATGTACCAATTGAATCCGTTATTGAGCATTTTTCTGAATTGCATGATGGAAATGATGACGAAGAGGCAGAAACGGATGAATTTGCGGATAACCCAATTTTAGCTGAGTATATTCGTAAACATAAAGATGGTTATAAAGAAGCAGCTGCAGAAGAACTGCAAGAACCCGTTGGAGAATCAGCAGAAGTTGTAGAAGAACCAGAACCTGTTGAAGAGCAACCAACCGAAGAACCAGAAATACCTGTTGTACCAGTAACGGAAGATTCTGATGAAGTTGCAGAGACACCAGCAGAGGAACCAGAAGAAGTAAAAGAAATTTCTGAAGAAAACATAGCAGCAGTCCCTGTTATAGATCCGATTCCTGAACCAATCAAAGCATCTGAACCAGAAGTGAAACCGGAGCAAAATATTGAACCGCAACCTGAAAAACAACCAACAACACCAAAAAAGTCTAAGAAAAAATATTGGTTAACTGCTGCAGCATTAGTAGTTGTTGCAGGTGGAGCGTGGATGTATTACGATAATCAGCAAAAAGAAAAAGCTGAAGCGGCTCGTCAAGAACAATTGCGTGTCGATACAGCAGTTGCTCGTATTGAAACAGAATTAGGGAACTTTTATTTGGATCAAGAGGAACAATTCGTAGTTCCAGGCAAAACAGCAGCAGATGTTGAGAAACTAATGCAAGAATTAGAAGAATATTCTTCAGAGCCGAAATATGAGGAATTGAAGGATAAAGGTCAAAAATTACAAGTTAAAATTGCTGTTCTTGATCAAATTAATAGTCATTTTGCAGAACCAATTGTTGTTGGCGATGAACTAAAAGAAAATGTTCATGTCAAAGACGGAGATTCAGTAGATATGGCATTATTAACCGAAGATACACCGTTTGCTAAGTTAATTAATCAAGCAATCAAACAAGGCAAGGAAGAATTTAAAGAATTACAAGCAACAAATGCTGCTGTTGAATCTTTAACATCAAACTATAAAGAGGAACAGTTAAGCGATTCAGTAACCCGTAAAGACTATGAAGACACAAAAGAAAAAGTTGATAAACTATTTGATGGCGAAGAGAAAAAAGCTTATTTGGCACAATTAGCAACTATTGAGAAGGCACTCGATAAACGTGAAGCAGAAGCTCAAGAATTAGCTGAACAGCAAGCACAAGCAGCGGCAGAAGCAGCACAAAATGAAGCTTCATCAAATCAACAGACTGAGCAACCTGCCCAAACTGAACAACCGCAAGCTGAACCAGAAGCGCCTGTTCAAGAGCAAACACCAACTACACCACAAACCAATGCTGGTTCAGAAATTTTAGGCCCAAATACACCGAAAAATAGTAACAATGAACCAATTATCTCTTCCCGTCAAAGTGATATTGATGATGCGAATAATCCTGCATGGAATTGGGCGCCAGGTGTATATGACAAAGTAATTAACGAATCGATTAAACGAGGTTATATTGTTGAAGGTGATTTCTATGTTGAACGTGTCCGAATTGAAAATGGTGAAGGCTATTACAATCTATACGCAACATCAAATAAATCGTCCTTACTAAAAGGAACCTCAGAATCAGCTTTACCAATGTATCTATTTACTATTAACGCGAAAACAGGTTTCTTCCGAGGAAATGGAAGCAACTAA
- a CDS encoding ECF transporter S component yields the protein MKNNKVQKMVSIALFASMGLVLQYVAFPVIPMFSFLKIDFSDIPVMLSMFLFGPLAGVTTAFLRSSLHLLTTGISAPNLVGDVASFLATTAFTLPMYYFFKKGNSLINKIYGTLSGILSMSIFMSVANYFVITPLYLFFFGVTADTFLGMPLANYVVMGILPFNLIKGGIVTVVFLVLHAKLLPWLSKKQAFSQHQTFSK from the coding sequence ATGAAAAACAACAAAGTACAAAAAATGGTTTCAATTGCACTCTTTGCTTCGATGGGGCTGGTTTTACAGTATGTTGCATTTCCGGTTATACCAATGTTTAGTTTTTTAAAAATTGATTTTAGTGATATTCCGGTAATGTTAAGCATGTTCTTATTCGGTCCGTTGGCTGGTGTCACCACAGCGTTTTTACGTTCATCGTTGCACCTATTAACAACAGGAATTTCTGCACCTAATTTGGTGGGAGATGTTGCAAGTTTCCTTGCTACCACAGCTTTTACGCTACCGATGTATTATTTCTTTAAAAAAGGTAATAGCTTGATTAACAAAATTTATGGTACTTTAAGTGGTATTTTATCGATGAGTATTTTTATGAGTGTTGCAAATTATTTTGTTATTACACCACTTTACTTATTTTTCTTTGGTGTTACGGCAGATACATTCTTAGGAATGCCACTTGCAAATTATGTAGTAATGGGAATTTTGCCATTTAATTTAATTAAAGGTGGTATTGTAACTGTAGTGTTCTTAGTCCTACATGCAAAATTATTGCCGTGGTTATCCAAAAAACAAGCTTTCTCACAACATCAAACATTTTCAAAATAA
- the xerD gene encoding site-specific tyrosine recombinase XerD — MEEQVVDYLHFLTIERGLAQNTRKSYQRDLERYLVFLNIQKIDDWNKVDRFTVVQFLQELQEEKKSPATITRMVTSLRRFHQFLRQERFTDHDPMQHIDSPKKAQKLPDTLSLNEIERLIETPDTNEILGIRDRAILEVMYATGLRVSELIGLKLNDLHLSMGLLHTIGKGDKERIVPLGDLAIQWIECYLEEARPLLTAKHPEEPHLFVNSHGTGLSRQGIWKNLKALVRKAGITKNVTPHTLRHSFATHLLENGADLRTVQELLGHADISTTQIYTHITKKRMTDVYKQHFPRA, encoded by the coding sequence ATGGAAGAACAAGTGGTTGATTATTTACATTTTTTGACGATTGAACGTGGACTTGCGCAAAATACTAGAAAAAGTTACCAACGGGATTTAGAACGTTATTTAGTTTTTCTAAACATACAAAAAATTGATGACTGGAACAAGGTAGACCGTTTTACGGTTGTGCAATTTTTACAAGAATTACAAGAAGAAAAAAAATCACCAGCTACGATTACACGCATGGTAACTAGCTTACGTCGATTTCATCAATTTCTTCGTCAAGAACGTTTCACTGACCATGATCCAATGCAACATATTGATTCTCCTAAAAAAGCCCAAAAGCTACCTGATACATTGAGTTTAAATGAAATTGAACGTTTAATTGAAACACCAGATACCAACGAAATATTGGGCATTCGTGACCGAGCGATTTTAGAAGTAATGTATGCGACAGGTTTACGTGTCAGTGAATTAATTGGGTTAAAATTAAACGATTTGCATTTAAGTATGGGCTTATTGCATACTATCGGCAAAGGGGATAAAGAGCGAATTGTTCCACTTGGTGATTTAGCGATTCAATGGATTGAATGTTATTTAGAAGAAGCACGTCCCCTCTTAACAGCCAAACATCCAGAAGAACCACATCTTTTTGTAAATAGTCATGGAACAGGTTTGTCTAGACAAGGTATTTGGAAAAATTTAAAAGCTTTAGTGCGTAAAGCTGGAATTACTAAAAATGTCACGCCTCATACGCTTCGACATAGTTTTGCGACACATTTGTTAGAAAATGGTGCGGATTTGCGGACAGTGCAGGAATTATTAGGACATGCGGATATTTCAACGACACAAATTTATACACACATTACAAAAAAACGAATGACGGATGTCTATAAACAACATTTCCCTCGAGCATAA
- a CDS encoding AzlC family ABC transporter permease → MIEKYQSKKGGFFLQEVKYESFLDGVKACVPTILGYVGIGFAMGVVGKGIGLSVFEIFLMSLLIYAGSAQFIICGLLAISAPVSSIIVTVFLVNLRHFLMSLSVAPAFRKESMLGNVGIGTLLTDESYGVLTTALQNGKQPSLSWMNGLNVCAYISWIIATVLGALLGKFIPNPEVFGLDFALVAMFLGLFLFQAELPLKRRTKQTILVLASVVISLYLFMWWTTPEIAVIVATLIGCFVGVVTHNE, encoded by the coding sequence ATGATAGAAAAATATCAATCGAAAAAAGGGGGATTCTTTTTGCAAGAAGTAAAATATGAAAGTTTTTTAGATGGTGTCAAGGCGTGCGTGCCCACAATTTTAGGTTATGTCGGCATTGGATTTGCAATGGGAGTCGTTGGAAAAGGGATTGGCTTAAGTGTTTTTGAAATTTTTTTAATGTCTCTTTTGATTTATGCAGGAAGCGCCCAATTTATTATATGTGGATTATTAGCAATCAGCGCACCGGTTTCATCAATTATTGTCACCGTATTTTTAGTTAATTTACGCCATTTTTTGATGAGTTTATCAGTAGCACCAGCCTTCCGTAAAGAAAGTATGCTTGGTAATGTTGGCATTGGAACATTATTGACAGATGAATCTTATGGTGTTTTAACGACTGCTTTACAAAATGGCAAACAACCTTCGTTAAGCTGGATGAATGGGTTAAATGTTTGTGCTTATATTTCTTGGATTATTGCGACTGTTTTAGGGGCATTATTAGGTAAATTTATTCCTAATCCAGAAGTATTTGGCTTAGATTTTGCCTTAGTTGCGATGTTTTTAGGTCTATTTTTATTTCAAGCAGAATTACCATTAAAAAGACGAACGAAACAAACAATTCTGGTTTTGGCTAGTGTTGTTATCAGTTTGTATTTATTTATGTGGTGGACAACGCCTGAAATTGCGGTTATTGTAGCGACTTTAATTGGTTGTTTTGTAGGGGTGGTGACGCACAATGAGTAG
- a CDS encoding CvfB family protein: MNELLASVFSGLIIDENDTHYFVQKNGLTFKLAKSEGEHRLGEGVEGFGYQNQKQELCFTTEIPKSRKGHYAFGEVTDSRRDLGVFVNIGLPDKDIAVSLDELPTMRELWPKKGDRIMISLRVDHKDRIWGTLADEKIFQALSKRGSEALKNQDISGTVYRLKLAGTYLLTDDFYIGFIHPSERFQEPRLGERVNGRVIGVRPDGALNLSLKPRAHEAISDDAAMIIAFLERAPENQMNYTDKSSPEEIQQMFGISKGQFKRALGNLMKQRRITQKDGITKLIKESN; the protein is encoded by the coding sequence ATGAACGAGTTATTAGCATCTGTGTTTAGCGGATTAATTATTGATGAAAATGATACCCATTATTTTGTTCAAAAAAATGGTTTAACGTTTAAATTAGCAAAATCAGAAGGCGAACATCGTCTAGGCGAAGGTGTCGAAGGATTTGGTTATCAAAATCAAAAACAAGAATTATGTTTTACAACGGAAATTCCCAAAAGTCGTAAAGGACATTACGCATTCGGTGAAGTAACCGATAGTCGTCGTGATTTAGGTGTTTTTGTAAACATCGGGTTGCCAGATAAAGACATCGCTGTGTCTTTGGATGAGTTGCCAACAATGCGCGAATTATGGCCTAAAAAAGGTGATCGCATTATGATTTCTTTACGAGTGGATCATAAAGACCGTATTTGGGGAACGCTTGCAGATGAGAAAATCTTCCAAGCATTAAGTAAACGTGGAAGTGAAGCTTTGAAAAATCAAGATATTTCAGGAACGGTTTATCGTTTGAAATTAGCAGGAACATATCTTTTAACAGATGATTTTTATATTGGTTTTATCCATCCTTCTGAACGTTTTCAAGAACCACGCTTAGGTGAACGTGTGAATGGACGTGTGATTGGGGTTCGTCCAGATGGCGCTCTAAATTTATCATTGAAACCACGTGCGCATGAAGCAATTAGTGATGATGCGGCGATGATTATTGCCTTTTTAGAACGTGCACCTGAGAATCAAATGAATTATACTGATAAATCGTCACCAGAAGAAATTCAACAAATGTTTGGTATCAGTAAAGGCCAATTTAAACGTGCTTTAGGAAATCTAATGAAACAGCGTCGTATCACACAAAAAGATGGTATTACTAAATTAATCAAGGAATCTAATTGA
- a CDS encoding ferredoxin: MSQLCKIIPERCIACGLCAIYAPNIFDYDEEGIVLFAQEPEAHQQFIQDEQDTVLKAYQKCPVRAIILEK; this comes from the coding sequence ATGTCTCAATTATGTAAAATTATCCCCGAACGCTGTATCGCTTGCGGGTTATGCGCAATCTATGCGCCCAATATATTTGATTATGATGAAGAAGGAATTGTTCTATTTGCTCAAGAACCAGAAGCACATCAGCAATTTATTCAAGATGAACAAGACACAGTATTAAAAGCCTATCAAAAATGCCCTGTACGTGCAATCATCTTAGAAAAATAA
- a CDS encoding RecQ family ATP-dependent DNA helicase — MKLEAALQHYFHYDSFRKGQKEVVSTLLSGQNTLAVLPTGTGKSLCYQLTGYLRDGLTIVISPLISLMEDQVLSLLRIGEKRVIALNGTLQAQEKEFILKHLDKYKFIFLSPEMLLQEQVLSSLQRQKIGLFVVDEAHCVSQWGVDFRPEYRNLSEAQHRLGNPLTLALTASATEKVRTEIKEVLLTATATEWVYSMDRPNIALMVREPEDKLSELRQILSQQFGPGIIYCATRRQVETLYEELQAEFAVGYYHGGLESNQRRMLQQQFLDNQLQFLIATNAFGMGINKSDIRLVVHYELPDSLENYIQEIGRAGRDGIQSYGVLLYQTGDERIHHFLQRTTQEARETFEVRLQYQAMASLSEIQEKWLQQTKREGTEQFLAHLKRNEEEKWLKLQQMLAYIHHDGCRREYLLQYFEESLAEIPDECCDFHGCLLPEKSVEVEKKAKEMINWQDILLKMFKEKK, encoded by the coding sequence ATGAAGTTAGAAGCAGCTTTACAACATTATTTTCATTACGATTCTTTCCGAAAGGGGCAAAAAGAGGTCGTATCCACCTTGCTTTCAGGTCAAAATACATTGGCAGTTTTACCAACAGGGACTGGAAAAAGCTTATGTTACCAACTAACAGGCTATTTAAGAGACGGTTTGACGATTGTCATTTCGCCATTAATTTCTTTGATGGAAGATCAAGTTTTATCATTATTGCGCATCGGTGAAAAGCGTGTGATTGCTTTAAACGGGACCTTACAAGCACAAGAAAAAGAGTTTATTTTGAAGCATTTGGATAAATATAAATTTATTTTTTTAAGTCCAGAGATGTTGTTACAAGAACAAGTTTTAAGTAGCTTACAACGCCAAAAAATAGGGCTGTTTGTCGTTGATGAAGCACATTGTGTGTCACAGTGGGGCGTTGATTTTCGGCCAGAATATCGTAATTTAAGTGAAGCCCAACATCGTCTAGGAAATCCTTTAACGCTAGCTTTGACGGCTAGTGCAACAGAGAAGGTTCGTACAGAGATTAAAGAAGTATTGCTGACAGCTACAGCAACAGAGTGGGTATATTCAATGGATCGTCCCAATATTGCTTTAATGGTAAGAGAACCAGAAGATAAGCTTAGTGAACTACGTCAAATACTTTCACAACAGTTTGGTCCAGGAATTATTTATTGTGCGACAAGAAGGCAAGTGGAGACATTATATGAAGAATTGCAAGCTGAATTTGCTGTAGGCTATTATCATGGTGGCTTGGAAAGCAATCAACGACGGATGTTGCAACAGCAGTTTTTAGATAATCAATTGCAATTTTTAATTGCCACAAATGCATTTGGAATGGGTATTAATAAGAGTGATATCCGTTTAGTAGTTCATTATGAATTACCAGATAGTTTAGAAAATTATATTCAAGAAATTGGTCGGGCAGGAAGAGATGGTATTCAAAGCTACGGAGTATTGTTGTATCAGACTGGTGATGAAAGAATTCATCATTTTTTACAACGAACAACCCAAGAAGCAAGAGAAACGTTTGAAGTCCGACTACAATATCAAGCCATGGCATCATTAAGTGAAATTCAAGAAAAATGGTTACAACAAACAAAGCGTGAAGGAACCGAACAGTTTTTAGCGCATTTAAAACGAAACGAAGAAGAAAAATGGTTGAAATTACAGCAAATGCTAGCGTATATTCATCACGATGGTTGTAGACGAGAATACTTATTGCAGTATTTTGAAGAATCACTAGCAGAAATTCCAGACGAATGTTGTGATTTTCATGGATGTCTTTTACCTGAAAAATCAGTAGAAGTCGAAAAAAAAGCAAAAGAAATGATAAATTGGCAAGATATTTTACTAAAAATGTTTAAAGAAAAAAAATGA
- a CDS encoding helix-turn-helix domain-containing protein: MDTFILSLFSTEDKLKPSTLYQVLSGKRTSSVLTYAFFHNLLHLSGVCPQLTETAFYTIINQLKKEQQLIEIDGLLTVSQEINCEAKKYLAGVDFFKFGRKEQEIWRSIQFLVQVASYLGSNEKYIPLESSPFYTERVRQFVYHYREVMKETVYQELVTVFTNLPKDKADLLAQTFTGLEQNGAVFFQILPEDVQQPPWSNVAMASATHLFFKEISQYPDFLLYQFIKPLLAQNINTSMLKTRKLFKQEYTFEQVMELRRLKPGTIQDHVIEWALVDEQFPFEKFITHQEILATLPDDSWKYSYKDLVEQYDVAFLEIRLYQIWRKKNV; the protein is encoded by the coding sequence ATGGATACATTTATTTTATCGCTGTTTTCAACAGAAGACAAGCTGAAGCCTAGTACTCTTTATCAAGTGCTTAGTGGGAAACGTACGTCTTCGGTTTTGACCTATGCTTTTTTTCATAATTTATTACATCTTTCAGGCGTCTGTCCTCAATTAACTGAAACAGCATTTTATACAATCATTAATCAACTGAAAAAAGAACAACAACTAATCGAAATAGATGGTTTATTGACAGTGTCGCAAGAAATAAATTGTGAAGCAAAAAAATATTTAGCAGGAGTAGACTTTTTTAAATTTGGTCGTAAAGAGCAAGAAATCTGGCGTTCGATTCAATTTTTAGTTCAAGTAGCATCATATTTAGGGAGCAACGAAAAATATATCCCTTTGGAAAGTTCGCCTTTTTATACGGAACGTGTTCGCCAGTTCGTCTATCACTATCGAGAGGTAATGAAAGAGACAGTGTATCAAGAGTTAGTTACAGTTTTTACTAACTTACCTAAAGACAAAGCTGATTTACTTGCCCAAACATTTACAGGACTTGAGCAAAATGGTGCAGTTTTTTTTCAAATTTTACCAGAAGATGTGCAACAACCGCCTTGGTCGAATGTGGCGATGGCTAGTGCAACCCATCTATTCTTTAAAGAGATTTCACAATATCCAGACTTTTTATTGTACCAATTTATCAAACCATTATTAGCACAAAACATCAATACCAGTATGTTGAAAACACGCAAACTATTTAAGCAAGAGTATACATTTGAGCAAGTCATGGAGCTTCGTCGATTAAAACCAGGAACGATTCAAGATCATGTGATTGAATGGGCATTGGTAGATGAGCAGTTTCCTTTTGAAAAATTCATTACACATCAAGAAATATTAGCCACTTTACCTGATGATTCTTGGAAATATAGTTATAAGGATCTGGTGGAACAATATGACGTCGCCTTTTTAGAGATTCGGTTATATCAAATTTGGAGGAAGAAAAACGTATGA
- a CDS encoding AzlD domain-containing protein, protein MSSSFLLLLVGCCIVTWIPRILPFVFAKKLEFPEKLHLFLSYLPLCILAALLVQSLLVVPTGKAPVLKFEETLACIPTLIVGYYTKDLMKIVITGIITIAVIRLIL, encoded by the coding sequence ATGAGTAGTAGCTTTTTATTATTATTGGTGGGTTGTTGTATTGTAACCTGGATTCCACGCATCTTGCCATTTGTTTTTGCAAAGAAATTAGAGTTTCCAGAGAAGTTGCATTTGTTTTTAAGTTATTTACCTTTATGTATTTTAGCAGCGTTACTTGTCCAAAGCTTATTGGTCGTCCCAACAGGAAAAGCGCCTGTCTTAAAATTTGAAGAAACTTTGGCATGTATTCCCACATTAATTGTTGGTTATTATACGAAAGATTTGATGAAGATTGTGATTACAGGTATTATTACCATAGCGGTTATTCGCTTAATTTTATGA
- a CDS encoding Fur family transcriptional regulator has translation MNTVEALKKTKKQLHESGFKLTPQREATLLVLLENEKDHLSAEEIYFFVKRKNSDIGLATVYRTLEILTELKIVDKISFDDGVARYDLRKEGAKHFHHHLLCLECGSIEEIEEDLLGSVEEIVEQRFHFLVKDHRLTFHGICQACQNKEQTEA, from the coding sequence ATGAATACAGTTGAAGCTTTGAAAAAAACGAAAAAACAACTCCATGAATCTGGATTTAAATTAACACCACAAAGAGAAGCAACCTTGTTAGTGTTATTAGAAAATGAGAAAGACCATTTATCTGCAGAAGAAATTTACTTTTTTGTAAAGCGAAAAAATTCAGACATTGGTTTAGCGACGGTTTATCGAACGTTAGAGATTTTAACCGAATTAAAAATTGTTGATAAAATTAGTTTCGATGACGGCGTGGCACGTTATGATTTACGTAAAGAAGGCGCTAAACATTTTCATCATCATTTATTATGTTTAGAATGTGGTAGTATTGAAGAAATTGAAGAAGATTTGTTGGGTAGCGTGGAAGAAATCGTCGAGCAACGTTTTCACTTTTTAGTGAAAGATCATCGCTTAACGTTCCATGGTATCTGTCAAGCTTGTCAAAACAAAGAGCAAACCGAGGCGTAA
- a CDS encoding segregation/condensation protein A, protein MQEIKIKLDVFEGPLDLLLHLIKSLELDIYDIPIANVTEQYMNYIHAMKTLELEVAGEYLVMAATLMAIKSQMLLPKAELEEEYDDVYEEDPRDALVAQLLEYRKYKYAAECLSEKAEERSQYFTKDPMDVDDYKETEQELDGNHLNTIDLFLAFHSMLEKKKKRQTFETTIRADESSIEEKMAFIEKKMLEDINHSGQALDSFFVSFNKPEIVITFMALLELMKNGKIKVEQTGNYETILLYPVGEKHE, encoded by the coding sequence ATGCAAGAAATTAAAATAAAATTGGATGTTTTTGAAGGACCATTAGATTTGTTGCTGCATTTAATCAAATCATTGGAATTAGATATTTACGATATTCCGATTGCAAATGTGACCGAACAATATATGAATTACATCCATGCGATGAAAACACTTGAATTGGAAGTTGCAGGCGAATATTTAGTGATGGCGGCGACTTTAATGGCCATTAAAAGTCAAATGCTTCTGCCAAAAGCCGAACTGGAAGAAGAATACGATGATGTATATGAAGAAGATCCAAGAGATGCTTTAGTTGCGCAATTATTAGAGTATCGCAAATATAAATATGCAGCAGAATGTTTGTCCGAAAAAGCAGAAGAACGTAGTCAATATTTTACAAAAGATCCAATGGACGTGGATGACTATAAAGAAACTGAGCAAGAATTAGATGGAAATCACTTAAACACGATTGACTTATTTTTAGCATTTCATAGTATGTTAGAAAAAAAGAAAAAACGTCAAACGTTTGAAACGACGATTCGTGCAGATGAGAGTAGTATCGAAGAAAAAATGGCATTTATTGAAAAGAAAATGTTAGAAGATATCAATCATTCTGGTCAGGCATTAGATTCATTTTTCGTTTCTTTTAATAAACCAGAAATTGTTATTACGTTTATGGCATTATTGGAATTAATGAAGAATGGAAAAATTAAAGTCGAGCAGACTGGTAATTATGAAACCATTTTGTTATACCCAGTAGGAGAGAAACATGAGTAA
- a CDS encoding pseudouridine synthase, with translation MERLQKVIAHAGIASRRKAETYILDGRVKVNGQIVKELGTQVSAKDRVEVDNVPIYQEEPVYYLFYKPRGVISAVSDDKNRKVVVDYLSDVSERIYPVGRLDYDTSGLLLLTNDGNFSQTLTHPKHEVDKVYVAKVKGIAEKKALLPLTRGMRIEGKRVAPARFEILSTDVKAQTSIVQLTIHEGRNHQVKNMLKAVGLPVQKLKREQYGDLTLAGLRPGEYRELNKKEVSQLLGKAKK, from the coding sequence ATGGAAAGATTACAAAAAGTAATTGCTCATGCGGGGATTGCCTCACGCAGAAAAGCAGAAACATATATTTTAGACGGCCGTGTAAAAGTAAACGGTCAAATAGTGAAAGAATTAGGGACCCAAGTAAGTGCGAAAGATCGAGTTGAAGTCGATAATGTTCCTATTTATCAAGAAGAACCCGTCTATTACTTATTCTACAAACCTCGTGGGGTCATTTCAGCTGTATCTGATGATAAAAATCGCAAAGTAGTAGTTGATTATTTATCAGATGTTTCAGAACGTATTTATCCAGTAGGGCGTTTAGATTACGATACATCAGGATTATTACTATTGACAAATGATGGCAACTTCTCGCAAACTTTGACTCATCCCAAACATGAAGTTGATAAAGTATATGTTGCTAAAGTCAAAGGAATTGCTGAGAAAAAAGCGCTGCTACCTTTAACTAGAGGGATGCGTATTGAAGGTAAAAGAGTCGCACCTGCTCGATTTGAAATTTTATCAACAGATGTTAAAGCTCAAACAAGTATTGTCCAATTAACGATTCATGAAGGTCGAAACCATCAAGTAAAAAATATGCTAAAAGCAGTTGGGCTTCCCGTACAAAAGCTAAAACGCGAGCAATACGGTGATTTAACCTTAGCCGGATTACGTCCAGGTGAATATCGTGAACTAAATAAAAAAGAAGTGAGTCAGCTATTAGGAAAAGCAAAAAAATAA